A single genomic interval of Physeter macrocephalus isolate SW-GA chromosome 5, ASM283717v5, whole genome shotgun sequence harbors:
- the TFEC gene encoding transcription factor EC isoform X2, whose product MMKEKEKTIAIVKVIDTSKLKLLSGSILDVYSGEQGISPVNMGLTSASCPSSLPMKREITETDTRALAKERQKKDNHNLIERRRRYNINYRIKELGTLIPKSNDPDMRWNKGTILKASVEYIKWLQKEQQRARELEHRQKKLEQANRRLLLRIQELEIQARAHGLPTLASLGTVDLGAHITKQQAHLEQNSVDYCQQLVLSQGTSPELCDQAMAFSDPLSHFTDLSFSAALKEEQRLDDMLLDDTISPFGTDPLLSATSPAVSKESSRRSSFSSDDGDEL is encoded by the exons CTTTCTGGAAGTATTTTGGATGTGTATAGTGGTGAGCAGGGAATTTCACCAGTTAATATGGGCCTTACAAGTGCTTCTTGTCCAAGTAGTCTACCGatgaaaagagaaattacag AAACTGATACTCGAGCTTTGgcaaaagagagacaaaaaaaggaCAACCACAACCTCA ttgaAAGAAGAAGAAGGTATAATATTAATTACCGAATCAAGGAGCTTGGCACTCTTATTCCAAAGTCTAATGATCC TGATATGCGCTGGAACAAAGGAACCATTCTAAAAGCATCTGTGGAGTACATCAAGTGGCTACAAAAAGAACAACAGAGAGCTCGAGAATTAGAACACAGACAGAAGAAATTAGAGCAGGCTAACAGGCGCCTTCTACTCCGGATTCAG GAACTAGAAATACAGGCTCGTGCTCATGGTCTGCCAACCCTGGCTTCACTTGGCACAGTTGATTTAGGTGCTCACATCACCAAACAACAGGCCCATCTTGAGCAGAATTCAGTAGACTATTGCCAACAATTGGTTCTGTCTCAGGGGACAAGCCCTGAGCTCTGTGATCAAGCTATGGCCTTCTCTGATCCTTTGTCACACTTCACAGATTTATCATTTAGTGCGGCtttgaaagaggaacaaagattGGATGACATGCTACTGGATGACACAATATCTCCATTTGGAACAGATCCTCTGCTATCTGCCACTTCCCCTGCAGTTTCCAAAGAGAGCAGTAGGAGAAGTAGTTTTAGCTCAGATGATGGTGAtgagttataa